The sequence below is a genomic window from Chitinophagales bacterium.
AGGGAAAGCTCTTTACCTGGATGATAAATATTGTGCGAAATCTTGCTATCGATTCTACCCGTTCAAAGAGCTTTAAAAATTCACAAAAAAACCTTGACCTTGATAAAACCGTAGATTATATCGATAGCAGAAAAAACACCAGTTTTCAGCCGGACCAGATAGGATTAAAATTGTTTCTTAACAAGCTAAGGCCGGAACAACGAATTGTTCTTGATCTCGTTTACTTTAAAGGCTTTACCCAGGCGGAAATAGCGAAAGAATTAAACATTCCTTTAGGAACCGTAAAAACAAGAGTACGAATGGCATTGATTCAATTACGATCTATTATGTAGCTCTGTGAACACGACCGATTACATAGAATCCGGAATACTTGACCTATACGTCTCTGGCTTTCTTTCTACAGAAGAAATGCGGGATGTAGAAGCCAAAGCTTGTCAATACCACGAAATTAAAATCGAGCTCGAATCTTTACAAAACACTCTGGAAAAATTTGTTTTCAAGCATTCCATGGAGATTCGGCCTGAAGTAAAGCAGAAAGTTATAAAAGCTGTTAAAGCGCAAGGCACCAGTGATAAAATGCCTGTAGGCAGACAAGTGAGGGCTATAAATTCAAGAAACACCACATTCAGTAATGTACTTGCAGCAGCGAGTATAGTGTTGCTGATAACCATAGGCGCCGTGGCTATTTATTTTTCCAATCAGAACAAGGACCTGAAAAAAAATATTGCTGACCTACAATCTCAATTTCACAATGCGCAATTATTAGATCAGAAACAATTAAATGAGGCAATAGCAAAAGCTAAAGAGAGTTCGGCCCGACTTAAATTTTTTACAGATACCGGTACTACGAGAATTGCTATGAAAGGCCTGCTAAAACATAGAAACAGCGGTGTTATCGTTTATTGGAATAAGCGAAGCCATGAAGTTTTTCTGAATGTAACATCATTACCTATTCCGGAAGGTGATCAGCAATACCAACTTTGGTATATTGATCCTAAGAAGGGGCCTGTAAGTGCCGGTGTGTTTAGTGTAAAACCTGGTGAAATGCAGAAAATGAAATCCGCTTCTGACGCTGCTGCTTTTGCAGTTACTCTTGAGCCTAAGGGAGGAAGTGACAAACCTACTCTCAGCAATATGTACATGATCGGCACTGTGAGCTCATAGCATACTTGCTGTAATCAGATCCTATTTTTTTCTAATTATGATTGGCTTCAATGTACTTGAGGTTATTTAATTACTGCTTTCTATATTTGAATTGAACTTCCGATGAATTTCCGGTAACTATCACCTGTCGGGATTTGAAAACTCAATGTTGAATGTATGTACTCTTCTGAAGAGCAAAAAAAATTAATTGATAATTCTGCAAAACTTTTGAATGTTGCAAAGGCAGTTTCCAGCAGTTCCAAAAATCAATCTGATGTACTTCAGGATTTGCGTGAAATTATTCGCTATCACGATTGGAGGTATTATGTATTGTCCGAGCCGGTAATTTCAGATTATGAATACGACCAGCTTTTCTCACTGTTAAAAAACATTGAGAAGGGACATCCTGAATTAATAACAAGTGATTCGCCTTCTCAAAGAGTTTCTTTTGGACTTACAAAAGAATTTCCTGAAGTAACTCACCTGGTCCCGATGCTTTCACTCGATAACTCGTATGATGCAACTGATCTGATGGACTGGGATAAAAGAGTTCAAAATATTACCGGCCAGAAAAATATTACGTATTGTATCGAGCCCAAATTTGACGGCGCCGGAATCTCTGTTATCTATGAGAATGATTTTCTTTTACGCGGCGCAACCCGGGGCGATGGCTCCGTGGGCGAAGAGATAACAAACAATATTAAAACGCTTCGTTCCATTCCTTTATCTGCTAAATTTTCTAATTACGGTGTGAGCAAAATTGAAATCCGGGGTGAAGCGCTGATCAATAAAGAATCATTTAAAAAACTAAATGCAAAGCGTGTGGATGAGAGCCTTCCCCCGCTTGCAACCGCGCGAAATGCTGCCTCCGGCGGCATCAGGCAGCAAAATCCTAAAGACGTAGCTGAAAGAACACTGGAAGCATTTCTGTATCATATCAGCTTTGCCGAAGATGCAACAGGCGAAGATCTGTTTGGAACCAGGCTTCGTTCCCATTCTGCAAATATTGATATGCTTTACCAGCTTGGTTTTAAAACACCTCATAACGAACTTCAAAAAGTGACAGGAATAGAAGCCGTTATAGATTTTTGCAAGAAATTTGAAAAGAAAAGGGAAGACCTTACATATGAAATAGACGGACTGGTAATTAAAGTAGATGATTTGAATTTACAGAAGAAATGCGGCTATACGTCACATCATCCCCGCTGGGCAATTGCATATAAATTCAAAGCGAAACAGGCAACTACCATTCTAAAAAAGGTTGATTTCCAGGTAGGAAGAACGGGCGCTGTTACACCTGTTGCAAAGCTGGAGCCTGTACAGCTTGCCGGAGTAACAATTTCTTCTATTTCTATGTTTAATGAAGACTTTATCTCTGAAAAAGATATCCGTCTCGGTGACCGGGTACTGATTGAACGGGCGGGTGAAGTAATACCATACATCGTGATGCCGGTACGTGAAGCGAGGAACGGTAATGAGAAAAAAATCCATTTTCCTAAGGACTGCCCCTCCTGCGGCGAACAATTATACAAGCCGGAAAGTGAAGCAAACTGGCGTTGCGTTAATATTAATTGCCCGGCACAGGTTGTTGAACGCATGATTCATTACGTTTCCAAAGATGCTATGGATATCCGTGGCCTTGGAATATCCAGCATCGTTGAATTTACAGAAGAAGGATACATTAAAACGATTCCAGACATATATCGGCTTCCTTATGATAAAATTTCTGAACGGGAAGGGTGGAGAGAAAAATCAATAAATAATTTAAGAAACGCCATTGAAAGCTCAAAAAAGCAACCTCTTCACCGGCTGATTTACGGCTTGGGAATACGGTTTGTTGGTGAAACAACAGCCAAGAAATTATCCGGACAGATTCATAAACTTTCCGAATTGCAGGAATGGTCCCTTGACCAGCTTATGAGTATGGAAGATATTGGCCCTAAAGTAGCCGACAGCATCTATGAATTTTTTTCAACTCCGGCCAATCTGGAAATGCTGGAAGAGTTACGGTTGCTGGGAGTAACTATGAGTAAAATAAAAAAAGAGCACAACATTGATGGGAAATTGTCTGGTAATACCTTTTTGTTTACAGGATCTCTAAAAATGAAACGTGGCGAAGCAGAGGAACTGGTTGAAAAAAACGGTGGTAAAATATTAGGGTCTGTAAGTTCTAAACTTACTTACCTGGTGGTAGGCGAGGATGCCGGGTCAAAGCTGGAGAAGGCGAAAAAGCTAGGATCGATTACCATTATTGATGAAGACGAATTTATAAAAATGATCCATTAAAATAACTATTCCGGATTGCTAAAAAGTGACTCCTTGCATAATGTACAGGAATTTTAGAAGAAACCCTCTGAATTAAAATGTTTTGTTCTTATAAACCTTTGTGAGTAACCTTTACTTTTGTGACTCAAAAATCCCGGTACCTGGTCCCGTAGTTCAATGGATAGAATAGAAGTTTCCTAAACTTTTGATACAGGTTCGATTCCTGTCGGGACTACCAAACAATCCGGATAAGAAAGGCGCTATCCAATACGATTTCGTATCACCCATAGGGTAAATTAAATTATTTGGCTTTATATTAGGTTTAATAAAAAGGTAAGTGCCAATCAAAAACTCAACTTACTTACCTGAGACGGCCGGTAGAAAAATTTATCAGAAATTGATGAATTGAAATGCACATCGGAGATTATATACTCTTCCAAAAGCTTACCGTTACTTCTGTAAATTTTATTCGAATGACTGATGGTGATCGGTCCCTCCCTCTTATAATCCGACCAAAAAATTTCTTCGGGCTGTTCATTACTTTCCAGTGAAGAGTAATGTTCTATTTTCCTGATCAGGTTATTGTGGGGATTCACATAAAAAACCCATCGGTCACTTCCCGTCTTGGCATCGAATGTTACATCAAGCATTAAAGCTTTTTCTCCGTTTAGTGTAGTAGTGCCGGCAAACTTGGGTTGCACACCAGGATCTGTTAATTTAAAAGGAAGTGAAAAGCGATAGAGCGCCATCTCACATTTACACAAGGGAACGCACTGATCTTCATGGCACATAAATTCAAATTTCTTAGCCTCTGCATGGGCATCCACAATATGATTATCTTCTGTAGCCCAATACCCATCCCCGTCTCTGCTTACAACCACATTTGCTCCATCATCTGTTACCGATTTAATCATTAACTCATGGCCTGAGCTTGTGTTCTTAAAAAAATATGTTTCGTATTCTTTTTTAATTACCGTTCCTTTTTCATTATATAGGAGGTGAGTGCGGACAAAATTTCCGTCGTGAATGGTGTTCCATGCATCTTTTCCTCCTGAGGCCTTAATCATGCCGGTTACGAGTTGCGATCCTGTTGGGGGCTTCATAAATTGTACCCAAAAATAACCACCGGCAATCACAAGCAATATCAAAACCGCTGCCACTTGTGCAATACGAACTCTCCGTAAAACAATCGGTTTCACCAAGTCCTTAACCTCAAGATCAGCATTCCAGGAAAGTCCTTCGTTTTCTTTTGGATCATTCTGATCGTTTGTATTTGTTTTCATGTGCCTGTTAATTAAGAATGCCAATTTAAAAAAAACTTTCCAGCTAATATTATATGCAGATAGTTATTTGTGTGATATATTCTCCATACTGTTATGTTCAACCCAGTCCACTATTTTTTGAAATGCAACAGGTATGGCATTGCTTACAGCCATACTAACACCAATTCCAATTTCTTCATACTCCTCCGATTCGCAACCTAAAAAGAGAACGTGCTTTGGTAAAATATTCATTGCTTTCGCCATCATCAAAGCTTTCAGGGGATTAATATAATGCATATCTGATAGAAATTCATTTCGTTCAGCAGCAGGCAGTTGTGCAATATCTTTTACCTCTACCTCCTTAAAATGAATGGTACCCGCCTGACCTCCCCATTTTACAATGTCGAGTAAAATCAAGACATCATACTGATCAAATAATTGCTGTACCAAATGAATACCTCCCGATCCAATCTCCATAACTTTTATTGACGAGGGAAACGTAGCCTCCTGTTGCAGTTTTTGCGACAGCAAAACACCAAAGGCATCATCCTGCCTTAATTCATTGCCTACACCGGCAATCAATATATTAGGAAGATTATGGTACATCCGGAATATGAAAATAGTCCTCACGAAATCTCTTATCGAAAACAATATGGCTTTGTGTAATTTCTGAAACTTTGCTCAATGGTTTATTCAAAGTATCAGCAGTATAACCTATCCGTTTAACAGGCATCAATAAGCCGCCAGACTTTTCAAATCCTTCGTATCGTGTGTAATCCCAGTAATTGTATTTTCCATTTAGTGAATTTGCAAGCAGCTTCCCTGTGCCAGGTTCAAAAAAATAATACCATACGTTATCCGGATTGCTGCCGGCCCCTTTGACGTATGAAGCCTTTACTACTTGTGCCGGAACACCATCTAACAAGGTTACCATTCCTTCGTATGCGGCTTTTATCCCGGGATCCTTGAGCTTATAGGGCATGCACATGACGTACTGCGAGCCAAAACAAGAATTCCATGCCCCATCAATATCTTTTTGTTTACTGGATAATTTACCGTTATATAACTTCCGGGCTTTCATGCCATCATGAATCAAAGTGATCGCAGTATCATGAAGCACATAAGAAATCTTTGCATGAAATTCCGGCTGGAGGACATAATCAAAATGCTGGTTCAGCTCCCGTACAATTGCACCTGTACTGTCGTAGCTTATAGTTTTCTTATCAAAAGACAGGGATCGCTTTTGTTGCCAGGTATTAAAACCTCCGGCATAGACATTTGCACGGTCAATAATCACACGCGACGAGTCGTCCATTGTAACCGGCAGATCTGCGCGTTCTATAGTATCATGGTGTTTACAAGCTTCTAAAGCAATTATCAAAAAAGCAACGACAAAGCTATTAAGCCTAAAATTCATGGGAAGTGTATTAAAAAAATTTACCTGAGTAAAGGTTTACATATTTAGTCCTATTCTTATCTCTCCTCCATCACTGATTGTCAACGGATAGCTTTTTAACTTTTGAAGAGGATTCGCTTCCATGATTCCATCAGATAAACGGTATTTGCAACCATGCCACGGGCACATAAGAAAACCTTTTTCAATAACTGCTCCATCCAATGGCAGTGCAGTAGATCCGCAGCAATTTTTGACAGCATACACCCCACCTTCCGTTTTACAAATCAATATATTTTCCCCTTCTTCAGAAAATCGGTATGCAATATTTTCTTTAAGCACTTGTAATTTTCCTATAGGCAGCCAAAGGGGAAACTTATCGCTTCTGTTACCATTATTCCCGGCTAATATTTCCTGTGCTAATATTCCATTTTGGATTTCGGTGTGAAACAGGTCGTACAGGCTGAATAATAAATTGACAGCTTTATCACTTTTCATTTTGGTTTGCAGGTCCGGATAATTAATGATTATTTCCTTAAAAAGCCTGGTTAGTGCTTCACGATGAAGCATATCAAAATTCTGTAGCAGCTCCTGAAAATCCTCTTTTGCTTTGGGATAGGGAAGATCATCAACCTGGGCAATCAGGTCTTCCGTTTGTGAAGCGAGCTGTTCATACTCTGTATCCGATAAAAAAATGCTATCCATTTATATTAATGATGGTGATGACTGTCGGCACAGTTATGAACACAGTCTTCCAGTTTTTCACCTTCGTGATAACAAAATTCACAATCTGGTCCGCACTCCCCGTGACCTGCTTTTTGCATTCCTTCAAACGCGTTCCTGAAAATACTTCCGGCTTCCTTTTTCCCAACTGATGTTAATTTAATACAACTGCTTTCACTTAATTTTTCATCTTCAGTTTTCAAGTAACCTGCTTTTATATTTTTTTGAAGATGAAATAACAGATTATCAGCTTTAGTATTTAATAAAACCATTAATCGGTTGAAAGGAACTGCATCGGCTAATCCTTCCCCTTCCATCCAATACAATACCTGGAGAATTTCTTCCCTCCAGAACAGGACATCGACTGCTTGCTGATTTGTATCATTTTTTCTTTCAGGCATTGGCTTCAATTAAAGTATCACCAAATAGCGGTTTAAAATTAATCAATTCTGCACTTTCTGTATTAGAAAGTTGCTGCAGTGTTTCTATCACAAGAGGGACTGCCTGCAGCATTTCTTCTGTAAAACTTTCTCCTGCTTCTTCAGCACCTGGCTCTACATCTACAAAAAAAGTTTCACCCGTCCATATTTTAAAATATTCTCCGATGATCAATAAATTTTCTACGGAAATAACGCCGGTAACAGCATCGCCAATACAGCGTTGTATTAACTCTTCATCGGGCAATTTACCTTTCCATTTAAAAACTGTGATGTCACCGATTTTCCTGCCTGGTCTTTCAATCGCCGAAAGAAGAATTACACGATCGTATTGTGTGGGTAATGATTGGAACTTTTGTACAATAGCAATTGGTCCCCAATTAAGTTCATCCACTTCAACCCCTTTACCCCAATTCATTTTTTGGAGTTTAGGTAATAATGCGGAGCCAATTGAATGATTTGACAGGTTGTGATAACCGACTGTGCCAATAAAGACTTTTTTCATAAATCTAATCTGCATTCTTTTCAATGAAGTTTTTGTTCCTTCACCGTTCACAAGTTCACAAGTTGTTTGAGATGGAGACATTTCGTAGTCCGTAAAAATGATTGAAAGTACTAAAAAGCATTGGAAGATATATCTTATGGAAGCTGCTGGGTTAGGAGGTTTTGTTATCATCGCAGGCCTTTTAACAATCCTTCTTGAACATCCTGATTTGCCTGTTATGCAAAGTGAATTAGGTAATCATGCTGTCCTTCGCAGAATACCATTAGGAATTATCCTCGGTGCATACATTACAATAGTTGTTCTTTTATCCGGCAAAAAATCCGGTGCTCATATTGATCCGGCAGTTACATGGACTTTTTTCAGGCTTGGTAAAATTGATAAGCGTGATGCTATATGGTATACAATTGCTCAATTTGCCGGCGCAAGCGCTGCCGCTCTGCTTTTAAAATTTACGATGGGAAAATTGTTTGCACACCCATTGATAAATTTTGCTATTACCGAACCAAAACCACCGCATGGAACAATGAGTGCTTTAATAGCCGAGTTTATTATTTCTTTTATACTGATGCTTACATTATTAATAGCCGGCAGCTCAAAAAAAATTGAAAAATATGTAGCAATAATATCAGGTGCATTGATTGCTTTGTATATAATTATAGAAATGCCATTTTCAGGTATGAGCCTTAACCCTGCACGGTCATTCGCTGCCGCACTTGCTGGCAATAAATGGGAGCATTTGTGGGTCTATTTTGTTGCGCCGCCAATAGCTATGTTAACCGCAGGAAAATTGTATCAGCAATGGAAAGATAAAAGGATAATGAAGCAAACCGAAGATTATAAAGAGATACCAAAATACCCGGTTGAAGAAACTGAATAGCTACAGAGTATTCAACTTTGGTAAAACTTTTTCTCCGAATACATTAATAAATTCTTCCTGGTTTCTGCCTACATTATGAAGAATTATTTTTTCAAATCCTAATTCGGTATATTCTTTTAAACTATCAATGTGTTGCTGAATATTGGAAGAAACCAATATCTTTTTTTTAATGTTTTCAATTGTTACAAACTCCCCAAGTGCATCAAATTGCTCTACTTTCCATAAATCACCTTTTACCTTACCGGGAAAAATGTTTGTCCGCCATTGATGAAAAACATCTGCTGCAAGTTTCTCTTCATCTTCACCATAGCCCAACTGAACCTGCAGATAAACGGGCTTTTCTTCACCACCGCCTTTCTTAAATGCGTTCACTATTTCTTTTAATTCATTTATTGGCTTATGTGCGGTTAATAATCCTTCCGCCCAACTGCCCATCCATTCCGCAGTTTCAGGGGTAAGCGCAGCACCTAAAAGTAAAGGTTGATATTTTGGTAACGTATATAGTTTTGCATTTTCAATTGTTACATGCCCGGAGTGAGATACCAATTCACCATTCAGCAGGCGTTTAATAATATCAAAGCATTCCAGTAAACGTTGATTACGGATTGATTTTGCAGGCCATTTTTCCCCCGTAATTTTTTCATTAAGCGCCTCGCCTGTGCCTAAGGCCATCCAAAAACGATTGGGAAACATTTCAGAAAGTGTTGCGGCTGCCTGTGCTATAATTGCCGGATGCTGCCTTTGTCCCGGTGCGGTAACAACTCCGCATGGTATTGTAGTTGCTTGTAATGCTGCACCAAGCCAGGAATAAACATAGCCGCTTTGTCCCTGCCTTTCACTCCAGGGATGAAAATGATCTGATGCATTTATTGATGTAAAGCCCGCCTCTTCAGCAAGTTTGGAAAGCACAATTAATTTGCCCGGGGCAAATTGCTCATGCGATGCCTGGTACCCAAAAGTTGTCATTATTAGTTTTATTTATCACAAGTTACCATGCGCCGCTCCATAATAATTCATAAAAACAATAAGCATATAAACGTTATACTCTTGTGATAATTTCATTTTATAATAGCAATACTTTTAATAATTATTAAGATTGATGAAGAGATAAGATGTAAATAAAATGATGATAACATGAAAGAATATTCAAAAGCAAAAGAATTTAAGGGACAAAAACTACCGTATCCTGCTAAACAATCAGAAATGGATCCCTTACCGGAAAGCAGTTTATCTAATTACAAACCTGCAGGAAAGCTTTCAGGCAAAGTTGCAATTATTACCGGAGGAGATTCCGGTGTAGGGCGTGCAGTGGCTATAGGATTTTCAATGGAAGGAGCAAATGTTGCAATTGTATACAATGTAAATGATGATGATGCTAATGAAACAAAAACATTGTGTGAGAAAAATAATACAAAATGTTTATTGATAAAGTGTGATGTCCGCAACTCCTCAGATTGCAAAGAAGCGGTTAGAAAAACAGTAGAAGAATTTGGCAAACTAAATATTCTTGTAAATAATGCAGCTTATCAAATGGCGCAGAAAAAGTTTGAAGATATTACTGAAAAACAATTGCGGCGCACGTTTGAAACAAATATTTTCGGTTACTTTTTTATGGCGCAGGCTGCCTTACCTCATTTACATAAAGGTGATTCCATTATCAATACCGGCAGTATTGTAGGCAAAACCGGAATCGCTATTTTGATTGATTATTCATCAAGTAAAGGCGCTATACATTCTTTTACAAAATCTCTTGCGTTAAATCTTGGAGAAAAAGACATTCGTGTCAATTGTATTGTTGTTGGTCCGGTTTGGACTCCCAATATTCCGGGCACTATGCCAATTGAAGAAGTAGAAAATTTTGGTCATGAAGTGGCTTTGATGCGGCCTGGGCAGCCGGAAGAATTAGCACCTGCTTATATTCTTCTTGCTTCTGATGATGGAAGCTTTATTACCGGCAGTTGCATTGAAGTTACCGGCGGAAAACTATCAAGCGATTAAATATGCGAAACGATTTTTATCCACCGGGTTCTGTACGTGCTCTACTTAATACAGATTCTGTTACACCTCAAACACGTGATATTTTGAATGGACGTCTTCAAAAAAAAGAAATAATAAACCCTTGTTTTTTTAATAAAGAAATGTTCGTAACACTTCGCCACATTTGCGAACGCTTGATACCTCAGCCCAACAGGTTACATAAAGTTGATTTACCGGGTTTTTTAGATGAAATGCTTTTTAAAGGTGAAGGTAATGGATGGCGTTACAATCAAATGCCCCCGGATAATGAAGCATTCATAAAAGGAATGCAGGGTATAGAAGAAACATCAAAGCTAATGTTTGATGCTCCTTTTATTCTACTTGATATAACCAACCAAGACAAGGTTTTACACTCAATACAGAAGGATCTTGCTCCAGGTAAAACCTGGCAGACAATACCTTCAAACCTTTTTTTTGAAGAGCTGCTTGCACAGCTTGTTGAAATATATTACAGCCACCCCCAAGCGAAAGAAGAGATTGGCGAAGTTGCAATGGCTGATGCAAACGGATGGCAAAAGATTGGGTTAAATGAATTGGAACCAAGGGAGCCCAAAGCATTAAATAAATAATGTGATAATAAACAGCACTTCGCAAACAATAATAATATTGAAGCTGATAATCAGGAGAAACGGCTACCTATGAAATTATATTCTGAAAATGAAATAGTGGATGCTGTTGTAATTGGAACAGGCGCAGGCGGCGCACCGCTTTTATCACGTTTGGCAAAAGCAGGATTAAAAGTTGTTGCACTTGAGGCAGGAGAACATTGGGAACCTTCAAAAGATTTTGCTACTGATGAAGTTAGTCAGGCTAAACTTTTTTGGACAGATGAACGGTTAAGTGCCGGGGAAGATCCTCTTCATTTTGGAAATAATAATTCCGGCATTGGAGTGGGTGGTTCAACATTGCATTATACCGCTTATGTGCCCCGTCCTCAACCGGACGATTTTCATTTGTATTCAGATTTTGGTGTAGGTGTAAACTGGCCAATCGGGTATAATGATTTAGAAAAATATTTTGATGAAATAGAACAATTTCTTGGTGTATCGGGTCCGGCTGATTATTTATGGGGAGCCAAACATAAGTCATCATATCCGCTCCCACCATTACCATTAAACGGAGCTGCACAATTAATGAAACGCGGATGTGATAAGCTCAATATTAAAACTTCTCCTGCAGCAAATGCAGCGCTTTCTGCTCCCTATTTTCAAAAAGATATTGGCTGGCGTGCAGCCTGCACTAATCGTGGATTTTGCCAGGCAGGTTGTACAATAGGTGCAAAAGCAAATATGGATGTAACCTATATTCCATTGGCTGTTTATCATGGTTCAGAAGTGCGGTCAAAAAGTTTTGTTACAGAGTTTGAACTTAATAATTCGGATAATATTTCCGCTGTTGTTTATTCATT
It includes:
- a CDS encoding hydrogenase maturation protease, encoding MYHNLPNILIAGVGNELRQDDAFGVLLSQKLQQEATFPSSIKVMEIGSGGIHLVQQLFDQYDVLILLDIVKWGGQAGTIHFKEVEVKDIAQLPAAERNEFLSDMHYINPLKALMMAKAMNILPKHVLFLGCESEEYEEIGIGVSMAVSNAIPVAFQKIVDWVEHNSMENISHK
- a CDS encoding Rieske (2Fe-2S) protein, whose protein sequence is MDSIFLSDTEYEQLASQTEDLIAQVDDLPYPKAKEDFQELLQNFDMLHREALTRLFKEIIINYPDLQTKMKSDKAVNLLFSLYDLFHTEIQNGILAQEILAGNNGNRSDKFPLWLPIGKLQVLKENIAYRFSEEGENILICKTEGGVYAVKNCCGSTALPLDGAVIEKGFLMCPWHGCKYRLSDGIMEANPLQKLKSYPLTISDGGEIRIGLNM
- a CDS encoding anti-sigma factor, yielding MNTTDYIESGILDLYVSGFLSTEEMRDVEAKACQYHEIKIELESLQNTLEKFVFKHSMEIRPEVKQKVIKAVKAQGTSDKMPVGRQVRAINSRNTTFSNVLAAASIVLLITIGAVAIYFSNQNKDLKKNIADLQSQFHNAQLLDQKQLNEAIAKAKESSARLKFFTDTGTTRIAMKGLLKHRNSGVIVYWNKRSHEVFLNVTSLPIPEGDQQYQLWYIDPKKGPVSAGVFSVKPGEMQKMKSASDAAAFAVTLEPKGGSDKPTLSNMYMIGTVSS
- a CDS encoding TIGR03885 family FMN-dependent LLM class oxidoreductase, whose amino-acid sequence is MTTFGYQASHEQFAPGKLIVLSKLAEEAGFTSINASDHFHPWSERQGQSGYVYSWLGAALQATTIPCGVVTAPGQRQHPAIIAQAAATLSEMFPNRFWMALGTGEALNEKITGEKWPAKSIRNQRLLECFDIIKRLLNGELVSHSGHVTIENAKLYTLPKYQPLLLGAALTPETAEWMGSWAEGLLTAHKPINELKEIVNAFKKGGGEEKPVYLQVQLGYGEDEEKLAADVFHQWRTNIFPGKVKGDLWKVEQFDALGEFVTIENIKKKILVSSNIQQHIDSLKEYTELGFEKIILHNVGRNQEEFINVFGEKVLPKLNTL
- a CDS encoding RNA polymerase sigma factor; this encodes MESSQSILIPENELVSRLFKKDEQAFSYLYDNYAPALYGVIYRIVLEEETAEDILQEAFIKIWINFLQYDKTKGKLFTWMINIVRNLAIDSTRSKSFKNSQKNLDLDKTVDYIDSRKNTSFQPDQIGLKLFLNKLRPEQRIVLDLVYFKGFTQAEIAKELNIPLGTVKTRVRMALIQLRSIM
- a CDS encoding aquaporin — encoded protein: MEAAGLGGFVIIAGLLTILLEHPDLPVMQSELGNHAVLRRIPLGIILGAYITIVVLLSGKKSGAHIDPAVTWTFFRLGKIDKRDAIWYTIAQFAGASAAALLLKFTMGKLFAHPLINFAITEPKPPHGTMSALIAEFIISFILMLTLLIAGSSKKIEKYVAIISGALIALYIIIEMPFSGMSLNPARSFAAALAGNKWEHLWVYFVAPPIAMLTAGKLYQQWKDKRIMKQTEDYKEIPKYPVEETE
- a CDS encoding SDR family oxidoreductase, which produces MKEYSKAKEFKGQKLPYPAKQSEMDPLPESSLSNYKPAGKLSGKVAIITGGDSGVGRAVAIGFSMEGANVAIVYNVNDDDANETKTLCEKNNTKCLLIKCDVRNSSDCKEAVRKTVEEFGKLNILVNNAAYQMAQKKFEDITEKQLRRTFETNIFGYFFMAQAALPHLHKGDSIINTGSIVGKTGIAILIDYSSSKGAIHSFTKSLALNLGEKDIRVNCIVVGPVWTPNIPGTMPIEEVENFGHEVALMRPGQPEELAPAYILLASDDGSFITGSCIEVTGGKLSSD
- a CDS encoding gluconate 2-dehydrogenase subunit 3 family protein — encoded protein: MRNDFYPPGSVRALLNTDSVTPQTRDILNGRLQKKEIINPCFFNKEMFVTLRHICERLIPQPNRLHKVDLPGFLDEMLFKGEGNGWRYNQMPPDNEAFIKGMQGIEETSKLMFDAPFILLDITNQDKVLHSIQKDLAPGKTWQTIPSNLFFEELLAQLVEIYYSHPQAKEEIGEVAMADANGWQKIGLNELEPREPKALNK
- the ligA gene encoding NAD-dependent DNA ligase LigA, producing the protein MYSSEEQKKLIDNSAKLLNVAKAVSSSSKNQSDVLQDLREIIRYHDWRYYVLSEPVISDYEYDQLFSLLKNIEKGHPELITSDSPSQRVSFGLTKEFPEVTHLVPMLSLDNSYDATDLMDWDKRVQNITGQKNITYCIEPKFDGAGISVIYENDFLLRGATRGDGSVGEEITNNIKTLRSIPLSAKFSNYGVSKIEIRGEALINKESFKKLNAKRVDESLPPLATARNAASGGIRQQNPKDVAERTLEAFLYHISFAEDATGEDLFGTRLRSHSANIDMLYQLGFKTPHNELQKVTGIEAVIDFCKKFEKKREDLTYEIDGLVIKVDDLNLQKKCGYTSHHPRWAIAYKFKAKQATTILKKVDFQVGRTGAVTPVAKLEPVQLAGVTISSISMFNEDFISEKDIRLGDRVLIERAGEVIPYIVMPVREARNGNEKKIHFPKDCPSCGEQLYKPESEANWRCVNINCPAQVVERMIHYVSKDAMDIRGLGISSIVEFTEEGYIKTIPDIYRLPYDKISEREGWREKSINNLRNAIESSKKQPLHRLIYGLGIRFVGETTAKKLSGQIHKLSELQEWSLDQLMSMEDIGPKVADSIYEFFSTPANLEMLEELRLLGVTMSKIKKEHNIDGKLSGNTFLFTGSLKMKRGEAEELVEKNGGKILGSVSSKLTYLVVGEDAGSKLEKAKKLGSITIIDEDEFIKMIH